From Clavelina lepadiformis chromosome 9, kaClaLepa1.1, whole genome shotgun sequence, the proteins below share one genomic window:
- the LOC143471140 gene encoding uncharacterized protein LOC143471140 isoform X2, producing MPGLPGIDGQKGEPGSSIPQMQQNKGPGVPLILPEIVDHSIWRERENSINYGKGPPGPPGPSGPKGEDGLPGLPGIKGDSGRPGLSGREGRDGARGPPGEKGRIGIGHAGPPGVRGPIGKPGRRGRAGSSGRKGAKGDPGQKGEPGDQGPPGPIGVHGPVGRKGEPGPVGRSGIPGFNGIPGHNGSSTCNCPAGLLVEKSLETNNNTVYIPGPQGPPGPIGPMGPRGIAGMDGTPGAAGEKGERGDMGLLGLPGAKGNMGPMGFSGSTGEKGDKGDRGLTGRAGKNGRRGKHGYKGSKGDAGAPGLDNDCPLGKDGLPSAGCWQRYRYRTRRRGREAEEQPRQRYQRPASLSFDPYVP from the exons ATGCCAGGATTGCCGGGTATCGACGGTCAGAAGGGTGAACCTGGGTCTAGCATCCCGCAAATGCAGCAA AACAAAGGACCCGGCGTACCACTCATTTTGCCAGAGATAGTTGATCACAGCATTTGGAGGGAACGTGAAAACAGCATAAACTATGGTAAAGGGCCACCCGGACCACCGGGACCATCTGGACCGAAG GGTGAAGACGGGTTACCAGGTTTACCTGGCATAAAG GGGGATTCCGGACGACCTGGACTTTCAGGCCGAGAAGGTCGCGATGGGGCTAGAGGGCCGCCGGGAgaaaag GGTAGAATAGGTATTGGCCACGCGGGACCACCAGGTGTTCGAGGTCCGATAGGTAAACCTGGGAGAAGG GGCAGAGCCGGCAGTTCTGGACGCAAAGGAGCAAAA GGCGATCCCGGACAAAAGGGGGAACCAGGGGACCAAGGGCCACCGGGTCCAATC GGCGTTCATGGGCCTGTCGGCCGCAAGGGTGAACCGGGTCCTGTTGGAAGGTCCGGTATTCCCGGATTCAACGGAATTCCTGGACATAACGGGAGCAGT ACGTGCAACTGTCCTGCTGGCTTGTTGGTGGAAAAGAGTTTGGAAACCAACAACAACACCGTCTAC ATACCAGGCCCACAAGGGCCTCCAGGACCAATAGGCCCCATGGGACCGCGTGGAATTGCTGGGATGGAC gGTACACCTGGTGCTGCTGGCGAGAAGGGTGAGCGAGGTGACATGGGTCTGCTAGGTTTACCG gGTGCAAAGGGAAACATGGGACCTATG GGCTTTTCAGGCTCCACTGgcgaaaag GGCGACAAAGGTGATCGTGGGCTGACGGGCAGG GCTGGCAAGAATGGTCGCAGAGGCAAACACGGTTACAAAGGGTCAAAAGGGGACGCCGGGGCTCCTGGACTAGATAACGATTGTCCTTTG GGAAAAGATGGACTCCCGTCAGCTGGATGTTGGCAAAGATACAGATATCGGACTCGCAGAAGAGGACGTGAGGCTGAAGAGCAGCCTCGACAAAGATACCAACGCCCAGCGAGTCTTTCGTTTGATCCCTACGTTCCATGA
- the LOC143471055 gene encoding tartrate-resistant acid phosphatase type 5-like, with product MPCSLSISVILLSIVVLCACQNGRTLFHRSDKTEVNMIVMGDWGGIPIYPYYSPFELACAKEMMSKAKLHNTDFVVALGDNFYYDGVTDEFDPRFQNTFEKVFSDESFLDTPWFILAGNHDHRGNITAQIAYSKRSHRWNFPQLWYNIEVQRPDMNITIVMIDTVTLCGNTLSDSDEGQPSGIFDQRLASDQLAFIEDSIKDNKNHYVLVAGHFPVWSVAEHGPTQCLVEKLKPLLEKYGVSAYFSGHDHNLQHIRESGSPVEYFVSGAVDIVNPSMKHESDIPANSLQFHWASVLGLAGFATVEATTENMVVKFHSATGATLYKYSIPPRK from the exons ATGCCTTGCTCTCTCTCCATTTCGGTTATATTGTTGTCCATTGTGGTTTTGTGTGCTTGTCAAAATGGAAGGACCTTGTTTCACAGATCAG ATAAAACTGAAGTGAATATGATAGTAATGGGAGACTGGGGTGGTATTCCCATCTACCCCTACTACTCACCCTTTGAATTAGCTTGTGCAAAGGAAATGATGAGCAAGGCTAAGCTTCACAACACAGACTTTGTTGTAGCATTGGGTGACAATTTCTATTACGATGGAGTGACTGATGAATTTGATCCTCGATTTCAG AATACTTTTGAGAAagtgttttctgatgaatcATTTCTAGATACTCCTTGGTTCATCTTGGCTGGAAATCATGATCATCGCGGTAACATTACAGCGCAAATTGCATACAGCAAGAGATCGCACAGATGGAACTTTCCCCAACTTTG GTACAACATAGAAGTGCAAAGGCCTGATATGAATATTACCATTGTCATGATTGATACCGTGACCTTGTGTGGCAATACACTTTCTGACTCTGACGAAGGTCAGCCGTCTGGTATATTTGATCAACGTTTGGCTTCAGATCAGTTAGCTTTCATTGAGGACAGTATTAAGGACAACAA GAACCATTATGTGTTGGTAGCGGGGCATTTTCCTGTCTGGTCTGTAGCTGAGCATGGTCCTACCCAATGCCTCGTTGAAAAACTGAAGCCGCTGCTGGAGAAATATGGAGTAAGCGCTTACTTTAGCGGACACGACCACAATTTGCAG CACATCCGCGAGTCTGGTTCGCCTGTAGAATACTTTGTCAGTGGAGCGGTTGACATCGTGAACCCTAGCATGAAACACGAAAGTGACATCCCAGCTAACAGCTTACAGTTTCACTGGGCAAGTGTTCTTGGCCTAGCTGGATTTGCAACTGTGGAGGCTACCACGGAAAATATGGTGGTGAAGTTCCACAGTGCGACTGGTGCAACCTTGTACAAATATTCAATCCCACCACGCAAATAA
- the LOC143470861 gene encoding transcriptional regulator protein Pur-beta-like, producing MAERDSNGEQEAGGSRSYRSPQQMDTEELASKMVYIQNKRFYLDVKQNSRGRFIKIAEVTPGGHKNRLTLSMSIAHEFRNILGDFIEHYSTLGPTNPDEPPPEDRRASLKTERITRDNKRYFLDLKENQRGRFLRVRQQQAFSQYNQDGRPMNPPQIALPAQGMVEFRDALTGLIDEFGQEALDQPELPPPHVIGNRRPKQFFLDVGQNQRGVFLRVTEQTRFYRSAVTIPENLWEEFAEYLKTTSDQMDDYYEQLGKEKPKLDVKSPNAEGHGEEEFAVERRRADDYDDRAEEETKQE from the exons ATGGCAGAAAGAGACAGCAATGGTGAACAGGAGGCTGGAG GTTCCAGGTCATATCGTAGCCCGCAGCAGATGGACACTGAGGAGTTGGCCTCGAAGATGGTCTACATCcaaaataaacgtttctaCCTTGACGTGAAGCAAAACTCACGCGGACGCTTCATTAAAATTGCTGAG GTAACACCTGGTGGTCACAAGAACAGACTGACCTTGTCGATGTCAATTGCTCATGAGTTTCGCAACATTCTGGGAGATTTTATCGAGCATTACTCGACTCTTGGACCAACTAATCCAGATGAACCACca CCTGAGGATCGTCGTGCATCGTTGAAGACCGAGAGAATCACTCGTGACAACAAACGTTACTTTCTTGATCTGAAGGAGAATCAACGTGGTCGCTTTCTAAGAGTCAG GCAGCAACAGGCTTTCAGCCAATATAACCAGGACGGACGCCCGATGAATCCGCCCCAAATCGCACTTCCTGCACAAG GGATGGTGGAGTTCAGGGATGCTCTTACAGGACTCATTGATGAGTTTGGTCAGGAAGCGCTGGATCAACCAGAGCTGCCACCTCCTCACGTGATTGGAAATCGCAGACCAAAGCAG TTCTTTCTTGACGTCGGGCAAAATCAACGTGGAGTCTTTCTCCGTGTCACCGAGCAGACAAGATTCTATCGATCGGCAGTTACCA TTCCGGAAAACCTATGGGAAGAATTCGCTGAGTATTTGAAAACAACTTCGGATCAGATGGATGATTATTACGAGCAGCTCGGAAAGGAGAAACCCAAGTTGGATGTCAAGTCACCAAATGCGGAAGGG CACGGAGAGGAGGAGTTTGCAGTTGAACGCCGTCGTGCAGATGATTACGATGATCGTGCCGAAGAGGAAACCAAACAAGAGTAA
- the LOC143471140 gene encoding uncharacterized protein LOC143471140 isoform X1, whose amino-acid sequence MHISFTTVLNIVFFYYDFIINLSTSQGMPGLPGIDGQKGEPGSSIPQMQQNKGPGVPLILPEIVDHSIWRERENSINYGKGPPGPPGPSGPKGEDGLPGLPGIKGDSGRPGLSGREGRDGARGPPGEKGRIGIGHAGPPGVRGPIGKPGRRGRAGSSGRKGAKGDPGQKGEPGDQGPPGPIGVHGPVGRKGEPGPVGRSGIPGFNGIPGHNGSSTCNCPAGLLVEKSLETNNNTVYIPGPQGPPGPIGPMGPRGIAGMDGTPGAAGEKGERGDMGLLGLPGAKGNMGPMGFSGSTGEKGDKGDRGLTGRAGKNGRRGKHGYKGSKGDAGAPGLDNDCPLGKDGLPSAGCWQRYRYRTRRRGREAEEQPRQRYQRPASLSFDPYVP is encoded by the exons ATGCATATATCGTTTACTACAGTTTTGAATATcgtgtttttttattatgacTTCATAATCAACTTGAGCACGTCACAGGGAATGCCAGGATTGCCGGGTATCGACGGTCAGAAGGGTGAACCTGGGTCTAGCATCCCGCAAATGCAGCAA AACAAAGGACCCGGCGTACCACTCATTTTGCCAGAGATAGTTGATCACAGCATTTGGAGGGAACGTGAAAACAGCATAAACTATGGTAAAGGGCCACCCGGACCACCGGGACCATCTGGACCGAAG GGTGAAGACGGGTTACCAGGTTTACCTGGCATAAAG GGGGATTCCGGACGACCTGGACTTTCAGGCCGAGAAGGTCGCGATGGGGCTAGAGGGCCGCCGGGAgaaaag GGTAGAATAGGTATTGGCCACGCGGGACCACCAGGTGTTCGAGGTCCGATAGGTAAACCTGGGAGAAGG GGCAGAGCCGGCAGTTCTGGACGCAAAGGAGCAAAA GGCGATCCCGGACAAAAGGGGGAACCAGGGGACCAAGGGCCACCGGGTCCAATC GGCGTTCATGGGCCTGTCGGCCGCAAGGGTGAACCGGGTCCTGTTGGAAGGTCCGGTATTCCCGGATTCAACGGAATTCCTGGACATAACGGGAGCAGT ACGTGCAACTGTCCTGCTGGCTTGTTGGTGGAAAAGAGTTTGGAAACCAACAACAACACCGTCTAC ATACCAGGCCCACAAGGGCCTCCAGGACCAATAGGCCCCATGGGACCGCGTGGAATTGCTGGGATGGAC gGTACACCTGGTGCTGCTGGCGAGAAGGGTGAGCGAGGTGACATGGGTCTGCTAGGTTTACCG gGTGCAAAGGGAAACATGGGACCTATG GGCTTTTCAGGCTCCACTGgcgaaaag GGCGACAAAGGTGATCGTGGGCTGACGGGCAGG GCTGGCAAGAATGGTCGCAGAGGCAAACACGGTTACAAAGGGTCAAAAGGGGACGCCGGGGCTCCTGGACTAGATAACGATTGTCCTTTG GGAAAAGATGGACTCCCGTCAGCTGGATGTTGGCAAAGATACAGATATCGGACTCGCAGAAGAGGACGTGAGGCTGAAGAGCAGCCTCGACAAAGATACCAACGCCCAGCGAGTCTTTCGTTTGATCCCTACGTTCCATGA